A region of the Triticum urartu cultivar G1812 unplaced genomic scaffold, Tu2.1 TuUngrouped_contig_7772, whole genome shotgun sequence genome:
TGCAAATAACCAACGATAGAGAAATTGAACATCACTCTTTTCTTTGCATGATTTCCCAGCAACTTAGAAAGAAAATAGTTCTTGTAACAAATTATGTTTCATCATTTTGAGAAATCGCAAAAAGCCTCGCTTATCGATGCATTGATGACAAATAGAAAAAAGTTATTTACAAGCCTACGAGTAGGCCAACGAATGATCTTCTATCTGTAATGCCGAAAATGAAGCACCCAACCCATTCAAATTTGCTGATATAGTATTGTTTTTCAGATAGTAATCAGGACCTCTCATAGTGAACAGCAGCATTATAATGAACTCTGCCATTCTGTCAAAGAAAGGTGTCTCTGTAAATAAGTGAAGCAAGAACTAGCATGACCAATACCTGCCCATCCAATATGATGCAAAGGCCATCCACGGGTTCACCTTCACGGGCGACATAATCACCAGGTTCTGCAAAATACCACCATGAAAACAAGATGCATAAATCAACTTGACCCCACACCACAATCAATGAATACA
Encoded here:
- the LOC125531659 gene encoding acyl-CoA hydrolase 2-like; its protein translation is MDREQVTEFLGQVPLLQCLPGSSIRRIAEAVQVKHYEPGDYVAREGEPVDGLCIILDGQVLVMLVLASLIYRDTFL